The following are from one region of the Gammaproteobacteria bacterium genome:
- a CDS encoding archease, with amino-acid sequence MKADWQHFEHGADVGIWGRGDTLAAAYEQAALALTAVIVDPATVAAQTMIEIDCEAPDDELLLVDWLNALIYEMANRRMLFGRYAVKLRGHRLHAQVWGEPLDPARHQPTVEVKGATYTALMVFQDQQGTWHARTVVDV; translated from the coding sequence ATGAAGGCCGACTGGCAACACTTTGAGCATGGCGCCGATGTCGGGATCTGGGGCCGGGGCGACACCCTGGCGGCGGCCTATGAACAGGCGGCGCTGGCGCTGACCGCCGTCATCGTCGACCCCGCTACGGTGGCCGCGCAGACCATGATCGAGATTGACTGCGAGGCGCCGGATGACGAGCTGCTGCTGGTCGACTGGCTGAATGCCCTGATCTATGAAATGGCCAACCGACGGATGCTGTTCGGCCGCTACGCGGTGAAACTGCGGGGACACCGGCTACATGCCCAGGTGTGGGGCGAGCCGCTCGACCCGGCTCGGCACCAGCCGACGGTGGAGGTCAAGGGCGCGACCTATACCGCACTGATGGTCTTTCAGGACCAGCAGGGAACCTGGCATGCGCGCACGGTGGTGGATGTATAA
- the lpxK gene encoding tetraacyldisaccharide 4'-kinase, translating into MKSLDYYWYNKSGITLLLLPLSWLFCALAILRRWLYRTGLLKVHQLPVPVIIVGNISVGGTGKTPLVTWLVEWLRKQGYTPGIVSRGYGGAATHWPQQVRADSDPRMVGDEAVLLSRRTACPMAVGPDRVAAANALLTYTQCDVIVADDGLQHYALGRDIEIAVVDGVRRFGNQHCLPAGPLREPLWRMKSVDLVVTNGVAGAREYRMELTPGRLQNMRTPTRNMSLDYLQGKTVHAVAGIGHPERFFRQLESHGLTVIPHPFPDHHPFGAPDIAFADELPVLMTEKDAVKCQAFATERHWSVPVDAKLDERMLPLLMRLLNNRNTDLQRSSTESGQDHG; encoded by the coding sequence TTGAAAAGCCTCGACTATTACTGGTACAACAAGAGCGGCATCACTTTATTGCTGTTGCCGCTTTCCTGGTTGTTCTGCGCGCTGGCGATACTGCGGCGATGGCTGTACCGCACCGGCCTGTTGAAGGTACATCAGCTGCCGGTGCCGGTGATCATCGTCGGCAATATCTCGGTCGGTGGTACCGGGAAGACGCCACTGGTGACCTGGCTGGTTGAATGGCTGCGTAAACAGGGCTATACACCGGGCATTGTGAGCCGGGGTTACGGCGGGGCGGCCACGCATTGGCCGCAGCAGGTGCGTGCTGATAGTGATCCGCGCATGGTGGGGGATGAGGCGGTGCTGCTCTCCCGCCGCACGGCCTGTCCCATGGCGGTCGGTCCTGATCGGGTTGCGGCCGCGAATGCACTGTTGACGTATACGCAATGCGATGTGATTGTGGCCGACGATGGCCTGCAACATTATGCCCTGGGGCGTGATATCGAGATTGCCGTCGTGGATGGGGTACGGCGTTTTGGTAATCAGCATTGTCTGCCGGCGGGTCCGCTGCGCGAGCCATTGTGGCGGATGAAGAGCGTTGACCTGGTGGTGACAAACGGGGTGGCCGGCGCCCGCGAGTATCGCATGGAGCTGACCCCCGGGCGGTTGCAAAACATGCGGACGCCGACACGCAACATGTCATTGGATTATCTGCAAGGCAAGACCGTGCATGCCGTCGCCGGCATCGGTCACCCTGAACGGTTTTTTCGTCAACTGGAATCCCATGGGCTGACGGTCATCCCGCATCCGTTTCCGGACCATCACCCCTTTGGCGCGCCGGACATTGCCTTTGCCGATGAGTTGCCGGTGCTGATGACCGAGAAGGATGCCGTGAAGTGTCAGGCCTTTGCCACCGAGCGCCACTGGAGCGTGCCGGTGGATGCCAAACTAGACGAACGCATGTTGCCATTATTGATGCGTTTGCTTAACAACCGAAACACAGACCTGCAAAGGTCGTCAACCGAGTCAGGACAGGATCATGGATAA
- a CDS encoding Trm112 family protein: MDKKLLDILVCPLCKGPLVYKKEAGELICKPDRLAYPIRDDIPVMLEDEARVLAPDEEVA, translated from the coding sequence ATGGATAAAAAATTACTCGACATACTCGTCTGCCCGCTGTGCAAGGGGCCGCTGGTTTATAAGAAAGAGGCCGGGGAATTGATCTGCAAGCCGGATCGCCTGGCCTATCCGATACGGGACGATATTCCGGTGATGCTGGAAGATGAGGCGCGGGTACTGGCGCCGGACGAGGAAGTTGCATGA
- a CDS encoding DegQ family serine endoprotease: protein MSPNKSCIILLFILLSLTLGPPALSAEDSGISSLRQTSKAFASVAKKVSPSVVFVNVESVQKSAAAAPFVSPFSSPFNDDFFKRFFGESFPGLTPREAPRQAPPQERKIMGQGSGFVFSHTKGLLSETTYILTNNHVVEGADKIHITAQDGREFEATLTGADPKSDLAVLEIKAALPKLEMGDSSALEVGEWVLAIGNPFGLSHTLTVGVVSAKGRTGLGINDYEDFIQTDAAINPGNSGGPLVNLNGEVIGVNTAIFSRSGGYMGVGFAIPANLARGVAEQLIANGEVTRGYLGIVIQQLTPELAESFSIKQGKGILVAQVSEGSPAEKAGIKTGDLIVRYQDQAVETVGDFRNRVALTPPGSKATVSIIRNGQGKDIAVKIGKLSDAEIVAQAPASAQAPDLGLTVQTLSPELAQQFDVKPGQGVVVTEVQPASMASLAGIRPGMVILEVNRKTVNSAAEFRQAVDKSRGDKRVLLLVSDRGMSRFVVLRWR, encoded by the coding sequence ATGTCACCTAACAAGTCCTGCATCATTCTCCTGTTCATCCTGCTATCGCTGACCCTTGGGCCGCCGGCACTGTCCGCCGAGGACAGTGGTATCTCCAGTCTGCGCCAGACCAGCAAGGCCTTTGCATCGGTGGCGAAAAAGGTATCGCCCTCAGTGGTGTTTGTGAATGTTGAGAGCGTCCAGAAAAGTGCCGCAGCCGCGCCCTTCGTCTCGCCCTTCTCCTCGCCCTTCAATGATGATTTTTTTAAACGCTTTTTTGGCGAATCGTTTCCGGGACTCACGCCACGAGAGGCGCCACGACAGGCGCCGCCGCAGGAACGCAAAATTATGGGCCAGGGTTCCGGCTTTGTGTTCTCCCATACTAAAGGCCTGCTGTCGGAAACCACCTATATCCTCACCAATAACCATGTGGTCGAGGGTGCCGACAAGATCCACATCACCGCTCAGGATGGGCGGGAGTTTGAGGCAACGCTCACCGGCGCCGATCCCAAATCCGATCTGGCGGTACTGGAGATCAAGGCCGCCCTGCCCAAACTGGAAATGGGTGACTCATCCGCCCTGGAGGTGGGTGAATGGGTGCTGGCGATCGGTAATCCCTTTGGCCTGAGCCATACCCTGACGGTGGGCGTGGTGAGCGCCAAGGGCCGCACCGGACTTGGGATTAATGATTATGAGGATTTCATCCAGACCGATGCGGCGATCAATCCGGGCAATTCCGGCGGCCCGCTGGTCAATCTCAATGGCGAGGTGATCGGGGTCAATACGGCGATCTTTTCCCGCAGCGGCGGCTACATGGGCGTGGGCTTTGCCATCCCCGCGAACCTGGCCCGCGGCGTTGCCGAACAGCTGATCGCCAATGGCGAAGTGACCCGAGGCTATCTGGGCATCGTCATTCAGCAATTGACACCGGAACTGGCCGAGTCCTTTTCGATCAAACAGGGCAAGGGTATTTTGGTGGCGCAGGTATCGGAAGGCTCACCGGCCGAAAAGGCCGGGATAAAAACCGGGGATCTGATTGTCCGTTATCAGGACCAGGCGGTAGAGACCGTCGGTGATTTTCGCAATCGCGTGGCGCTGACCCCACCGGGCAGCAAGGCGACAGTGAGTATTATCAGAAACGGTCAGGGCAAGGATATCGCGGTGAAGATCGGCAAGCTGAGCGATGCGGAAATCGTCGCCCAGGCCCCTGCATCGGCGCAGGCGCCCGACCTTGGCCTGACCGTGCAGACCCTGTCGCCCGAGCTGGCGCAACAGTTTGATGTCAAACCCGGCCAGGGCGTGGTGGTCACCGAGGTGCAGCCCGCTTCGATGGCCTCCCTGGCCGGCATCCGCCCGGGCATGGTGATCCTTGAGGTGAATCGTAAGACGGTGAATTCCGCAGCCGAATTCCGGCAAGCGGTCGACAAGAGCCGGGGGGATAAGCGTGTACTGTTGCTGGTCAGTGACCGCGGCATGTCGCGTTTCGTCGTGTTGCGCTGGCGCTAA
- a CDS encoding RtcB family protein: MDLQLFERDNELTWRIAPTGKMRVPAIIYADEALMRDMDHKVYEQITNVATLPGIVNAAYAMPDAHWGYGFPIGGVAAFDADQGGVVSAGGVGFDISCGVRTLTTGLTRGDIEAVKKQLADQLCRDIPAGLGSTGGVHLNAQQMQAMLTGGARWAVEQGFGEAADLQRIEEKGCMAGSDPACVSEQAKRRQRNEMGTLGSGNHYLEVQQVAALYDPAAATAFGLREDDVVVSIHCGSRGLGHQIGTEYLKSMLAYTSQQELHLPDRELACARIHSEIGQQYLGAMRAGINCALANRQILTHLTRQAFARVLPEARLRLLYDVSHNTCKEETHSVDGQPRRLFVHRKGATRAFGPGHPDIPEALRHIGQPVLIGGSMGTASYILAGTAHSEQLAFSSACHGAGRAMSRHQAKRQWQGRQLIDELASEGILIRSPSLRGVAEEAPGAYKDVSAVVDAADRAGLARKVARLRPLICIKG, translated from the coding sequence ATGGACTTGCAGCTGTTTGAGCGCGACAACGAATTGACCTGGCGTATCGCGCCGACGGGCAAGATGCGGGTGCCCGCTATCATCTATGCCGACGAGGCCCTGATGCGCGACATGGACCACAAGGTCTATGAACAGATCACCAATGTCGCCACCCTGCCCGGCATCGTCAACGCCGCCTACGCCATGCCCGATGCCCACTGGGGCTATGGCTTTCCTATCGGTGGCGTAGCCGCCTTTGATGCGGATCAGGGCGGCGTGGTCTCCGCCGGTGGCGTGGGTTTTGACATCTCCTGCGGCGTACGCACCCTGACCACGGGACTGACCCGTGGCGATATTGAGGCGGTCAAGAAACAACTCGCCGATCAGTTGTGCCGGGATATCCCGGCCGGTCTGGGAAGCACCGGCGGCGTGCACCTCAATGCACAACAGATGCAGGCCATGCTCACGGGCGGCGCGCGCTGGGCCGTGGAACAGGGCTTCGGTGAGGCGGCGGACCTGCAACGCATCGAGGAAAAGGGCTGCATGGCGGGCAGTGATCCGGCCTGTGTTTCGGAGCAGGCCAAACGCCGGCAACGCAATGAGATGGGCACCCTCGGCTCGGGCAATCACTACCTGGAGGTGCAACAGGTGGCCGCTCTCTATGACCCGGCGGCCGCGACGGCCTTCGGGCTGCGCGAGGATGATGTGGTGGTCAGCATCCACTGCGGGTCGCGAGGTCTCGGGCATCAGATCGGCACCGAATACCTGAAGTCCATGCTGGCCTACACCTCACAACAGGAACTGCACCTGCCCGACCGTGAGCTGGCCTGTGCCCGCATCCACTCCGAGATCGGCCAGCAATACCTGGGCGCGATGCGGGCCGGCATCAATTGCGCGCTGGCCAACCGCCAGATCCTTACCCACCTGACCCGACAGGCCTTTGCCCGCGTACTGCCAGAGGCGCGGCTGCGGCTGCTGTATGACGTCTCGCACAACACCTGCAAGGAGGAGACGCACAGCGTCGATGGTCAGCCGCGCCGGCTGTTCGTGCATCGCAAGGGTGCAACGCGGGCCTTTGGGCCGGGCCATCCGGACATCCCCGAGGCACTGCGCCACATCGGCCAACCGGTGCTTATCGGCGGTTCCATGGGCACCGCCTCCTACATCCTGGCCGGCACGGCGCACAGCGAGCAGCTCGCCTTCAGCTCCGCCTGCCACGGCGCCGGTCGCGCCATGAGCCGGCACCAGGCCAAGCGCCAGTGGCAGGGGCGGCAGCTGATCGATGAGCTGGCCAGCGAGGGGATCCTGATCCGCAGTCCCAGTCTGCGCGGCGTCGCCGAAGAGGCACCCGGCGCCTACAAGGATGTCTCTGCGGTGGTCGATGCCGCCGATCGGGCCGGACTGGCGCGCAAGGTGGCGCGACTGCGGCCGCTGATCTGCATCAAGGGATGA
- the kdsB gene encoding 3-deoxy-manno-octulosonate cytidylyltransferase yields MTFRVIIPARYAATRLPGKPLVDICGKPMIQHVYERALESGADQVVIATDSAQIEAAVKEFGGDVCLTAATHQSGTDRIAEVADKLGFAEEDIIVNLQGDEPLMPPAVIRQVADNLAQTSLASMSTVCARINTAAELFDPHLVKVVKDKNDFALYFSRASIPWDRDAFASTTEVLPEDSEHFRHIGIYAYRSGFLQQYTRWPACALEKMESLEQLRALWNGHRIHVAEAVEVPLAGVDTDKDLAMVRAHLSA; encoded by the coding sequence ATGACCTTTCGCGTCATCATTCCCGCCCGCTATGCCGCCACCCGTCTGCCCGGCAAGCCGCTGGTGGATATCTGCGGCAAACCGATGATTCAACATGTCTACGAGCGGGCGCTGGAAAGTGGCGCCGATCAGGTGGTGATCGCCACCGACAGTGCACAGATTGAAGCGGCGGTGAAGGAGTTTGGTGGCGATGTTTGCCTCACCGCGGCTACGCATCAGTCGGGGACGGATCGTATCGCGGAAGTGGCGGACAAACTGGGTTTCGCAGAAGAGGATATCATCGTCAACCTGCAGGGTGACGAACCCCTGATGCCGCCCGCAGTGATTCGCCAGGTGGCGGACAATCTGGCGCAGACCAGTCTGGCCAGCATGTCGACCGTGTGCGCCAGAATTAATACCGCCGCCGAATTGTTTGATCCACACCTGGTGAAAGTGGTGAAAGACAAAAACGATTTCGCCCTCTATTTCAGCCGCGCCAGCATCCCCTGGGATCGCGATGCCTTTGCCAGTACCACCGAAGTCCTGCCCGAAGACTCGGAACACTTCCGCCACATCGGCATCTATGCCTACCGCAGCGGATTTCTGCAGCAATACACCCGCTGGCCGGCCTGCGCCCTGGAAAAGATGGAGTCGCTCGAACAGTTGCGCGCCTTATGGAACGGACATCGCATCCATGTGGCCGAGGCCGTGGAGGTGCCGCTGGCGGGCGTCGATACCGATAAGGACCTGGCGATGGTGCGCGCCCATCTGTCGGCCTGA
- the msbA gene encoding lipid A export permease/ATP-binding protein MsbA, whose product MLPSQVYKRLLGYAWRYSSVFMLAIFGMAVVAATEAGFAWIMKPMLDGTFIDKDPNIIRWLPMGLLTIFVVRGIGGFISTYGMEHVGRNIIRDMRQQMFSSLMRLPTSFYDQSSSGQLTSKLIYDVERVAQAATKAVTIVVRDTFTILGLLGLMFYTSWKLAIVFLVLGPVITVLVVSVSKRFRRISQRIQTSMGNVTELSQQVTEGHRVVKIFGGENGEDQQFSRANEYNRRQNMKLAATRAISVPTSQFLGACGLAVILYVATSEEMLKALTVGTFMSFVAASMLLLAPMKRLTMVQATVQQGIAAAQSVFLLLDEESEKDTGQRLIDRTRGRIEFRRVSFAYATSKKPVLKDISFTAEAGQTVAIVGRSGSGKSTLVSLLPRFYDATEGEILLDDIPLPDIRLHNLREQISLVSQEVILFNDTVANNIAYGSLSDCSAEKIIAAATAAHAIEFIEALPKGFQTVVGDKGVLLSGGQRQRIAIARALLKDAPIIILDEATSALDNESERYIQDALSVLMENRTTLVIAHRLSTVENADKILVLRDGRIVESGRHADLLAAGKDYAALYQMQFDEE is encoded by the coding sequence ATGCTGCCTAGTCAGGTCTACAAACGCCTGCTCGGTTATGCGTGGCGCTATTCGAGCGTTTTCATGCTGGCGATTTTCGGCATGGCCGTGGTCGCGGCCACCGAGGCAGGTTTCGCCTGGATCATGAAACCCATGCTCGATGGCACCTTCATTGATAAAGACCCGAACATTATTCGCTGGTTGCCGATGGGCCTGTTGACCATTTTTGTGGTGCGGGGCATCGGCGGTTTTATCTCCACCTACGGCATGGAACATGTGGGACGCAATATTATCCGCGATATGCGCCAGCAGATGTTTTCGAGCCTGATGCGTTTGCCCACCAGCTTTTATGATCAATCATCCTCCGGCCAGCTGACCTCAAAACTCATTTACGATGTGGAGCGTGTGGCGCAGGCGGCCACCAAGGCCGTTACCATCGTGGTGCGCGATACCTTTACCATCCTCGGTCTGCTGGGGCTGATGTTCTACACCAGCTGGAAGCTGGCCATCGTGTTCCTGGTGCTGGGGCCGGTGATTACCGTGCTGGTGGTTTCCGTCAGTAAACGTTTCCGTCGTATCAGTCAGCGTATCCAGACATCCATGGGTAATGTGACCGAGCTTTCCCAGCAGGTTACCGAAGGCCATCGGGTGGTGAAAATATTTGGTGGCGAGAACGGCGAAGATCAGCAGTTTTCCAGAGCCAACGAATACAACCGCCGGCAAAACATGAAGCTGGCCGCGACGCGGGCCATCAGCGTGCCGACATCCCAGTTTCTCGGTGCCTGCGGTCTGGCGGTGATTCTGTATGTGGCCACCTCCGAGGAGATGCTCAAGGCGCTGACGGTCGGCACCTTCATGTCGTTTGTAGCTGCCAGCATGTTGTTGCTGGCGCCGATGAAGCGCCTGACCATGGTGCAGGCAACGGTGCAGCAGGGCATCGCCGCGGCCCAGAGCGTGTTTTTGTTGCTGGACGAAGAGTCGGAGAAAGACACCGGTCAACGGCTTATCGACAGGACACGCGGCAGGATCGAATTCCGCAGGGTGTCCTTTGCCTATGCGACGAGCAAAAAGCCGGTGCTGAAAGACATCAGTTTTACGGCCGAGGCGGGGCAGACGGTGGCCATCGTGGGTCGGTCGGGCAGCGGCAAATCCACCCTGGTCAGTCTGCTGCCGCGGTTTTATGATGCCACGGAAGGGGAGATCCTGCTGGATGATATCCCCCTGCCGGACATCAGGCTGCATAACCTGCGGGAACAGATCTCGCTGGTGAGTCAGGAGGTGATTTTATTTAATGACACCGTCGCCAATAATATTGCCTATGGCAGTCTGTCTGATTGCAGTGCAGAGAAAATCATTGCGGCAGCAACCGCGGCGCACGCCATCGAATTCATCGAGGCCTTGCCGAAAGGTTTTCAGACCGTGGTGGGTGACAAAGGCGTTTTATTGTCCGGTGGCCAGCGTCAGCGCATCGCCATTGCCCGCGCCCTGTTGAAGGACGCGCCGATCATCATTCTCGATGAGGCGACCTCGGCGCTGGATAATGAATCGGAACGCTATATTCAGGACGCCCTGTCGGTGTTGATGGAAAACCGCACCACGCTGGTGATCGCCCACCGTTTATCGACGGTGGAAAATGCCGACAAGATTCTGGTGTTGCGCGATGGCAGGATCGTCGAGTCCGGTCGCCATGCCGACTTGCTCGCCGCCGGAAAGGATTACGCCGCCCTGTATCAGATGCAGTTTGATGAGGAGTGA
- a CDS encoding class I fructose-bisphosphate aldolase has protein sequence MELDTEIELELERTIIDMIDEKRGILAMDESLPTMAKRFAPIGVESTADTREAYRSLLLTTPGLGDYISGVILFEETLGQKNPLGQPLPEVAWLQRIVPGIKVDKGKLPLALSPGDLITQGLDGLGERLRHYKQQGARFAKWREVYAIDGPAPTPHGIEANAEMLARYAAICQAEGIVPIVEPEVLMDGSHDIERHAAVTEAVQHAVFHALHRHHVRLELMLLKPNMVLPGKDCRRADPDEVADTTLKVLSRTVPAAVPSINFLSGGQGPEEATENLNAINYQRGSAPWQLSLSYGRALQQPVLQAWAGNADNIDRAQQALMKRARLNSLARRGEYDPEME, from the coding sequence ATGGAGCTGGACACGGAAATCGAACTGGAACTCGAACGAACCATTATCGATATGATCGACGAAAAACGCGGCATTCTTGCGATGGATGAGAGTCTGCCCACCATGGCCAAGCGTTTTGCTCCCATCGGGGTGGAGTCCACCGCCGACACTCGCGAGGCCTATCGTTCCCTGCTACTCACCACGCCCGGCCTGGGTGACTACATCAGCGGCGTCATCCTGTTTGAAGAGACTCTGGGCCAGAAGAATCCTCTCGGCCAACCACTGCCGGAGGTGGCGTGGTTACAGCGGATCGTGCCCGGCATCAAGGTGGACAAGGGCAAGCTGCCGCTGGCGCTATCACCGGGCGACCTCATCACCCAGGGGCTGGACGGTCTTGGCGAACGGCTCCGACACTACAAACAGCAGGGGGCGCGTTTCGCCAAATGGCGCGAGGTGTATGCCATCGATGGGCCCGCCCCCACCCCGCACGGCATCGAGGCCAACGCCGAGATGCTGGCCCGCTATGCGGCGATCTGTCAGGCCGAGGGCATTGTGCCCATCGTCGAGCCCGAGGTGCTGATGGATGGCAGCCACGACATCGAACGCCATGCGGCGGTTACCGAGGCCGTGCAACATGCCGTGTTTCACGCCCTGCACCGGCATCATGTGCGGCTGGAACTGATGCTGCTCAAACCCAATATGGTGTTGCCGGGCAAAGACTGCCGTCGCGCCGATCCCGATGAGGTCGCGGACACAACCCTGAAGGTGTTGAGCCGAACCGTACCGGCCGCCGTGCCCAGCATCAATTTTCTGTCCGGTGGCCAGGGCCCCGAAGAGGCCACCGAGAATCTCAATGCGATCAACTATCAGCGCGGCAGCGCCCCCTGGCAGCTGAGTCTGTCCTATGGACGCGCCCTGCAACAGCCGGTCCTCCAGGCCTGGGCGGGCAACGCAGATAATATCGACCGCGCGCAACAGGCGCTGATGAAACGCGCACGCCTCAATAGCCTGGCCCGACGCGGCGAATACGACCCCGAGATGGAGTGA
- a CDS encoding Hsp20/alpha crystallin family protein, translating into MDIKKYSPWSWFQHEKTEAQGLPVRSEMARPLATYPVFQLHQEIDRLFNDALRGFPSVFRGGMEWPEITPVMLSPNLDIKETDQDYIVSLEVPGVAKEDVDIRVSGNMLTIHGEKKQENKEDKANYHCVERHYGSFERRLALPEDANAENISARFKDGVLTIDIKRQAKIASKEAKKVEVEAA; encoded by the coding sequence ATGGACATCAAGAAATATTCACCCTGGAGCTGGTTTCAGCATGAAAAGACGGAAGCACAGGGCCTGCCGGTACGCTCTGAAATGGCCCGGCCGCTGGCGACCTATCCGGTTTTCCAGCTGCACCAGGAAATAGACCGGCTCTTCAATGACGCGCTACGCGGTTTCCCCAGTGTGTTTCGCGGTGGCATGGAATGGCCGGAGATCACCCCTGTCATGCTGTCGCCGAATCTCGATATCAAGGAAACGGATCAGGACTATATCGTCAGTCTGGAAGTCCCGGGCGTCGCCAAGGAGGATGTGGACATCCGGGTGTCGGGCAATATGCTGACGATTCATGGCGAGAAGAAACAGGAGAATAAGGAGGACAAGGCCAACTATCATTGCGTAGAGCGCCACTATGGCAGCTTTGAGCGCAGGCTTGCGCTGCCGGAGGATGCCAACGCGGAGAATATCTCGGCCCGTTTCAAGGATGGCGTGTTGACCATTGACATCAAACGTCAGGCAAAGATCGCTTCCAAGGAGGCCAAGAAGGTCGAGGTCGAGGCGGCGTAA
- a CDS encoding GGDEF domain-containing protein, whose amino-acid sequence MLKSVDQYLVRKDTRGLLLLLILLTLLLGIVDYFSGQELSFSFIYTLPIMLAVWYGGYAPGVIVTLVSIAVWLSIELTAGRDYSHPLVLVWNTAIRLVFFLIIVRLLSSMKDKVSTLANLATIDSLTGLFNRRYFLEQMERERTRIQRYPEVFTVAYIDIDNFKYVNDSLGHVIGDDLLQAAGKTIQHNLRETDICARLGGDEFVVFFPALAEKPALHVMQELQQQLLQAMQRHAWPVTFSIGMVTYRQPMKNIREMMYKADELMYRVKKSGKNNILHIVIPDTVAGADSKKDSAKDTAKRPADDGAAGTGTAEKA is encoded by the coding sequence ATGCTGAAAAGTGTTGATCAGTATCTGGTACGCAAGGACACGCGCGGCCTGTTACTGCTGCTGATTCTTCTTACCCTCCTGCTGGGTATCGTGGACTATTTCAGCGGGCAGGAATTATCGTTTTCGTTTATTTACACCCTGCCGATCATGCTGGCCGTCTGGTATGGCGGCTATGCCCCTGGCGTAATCGTCACTCTTGTTTCCATCGCGGTCTGGCTGTCGATCGAGCTGACCGCTGGCAGAGACTATTCACACCCGCTGGTGCTGGTCTGGAATACCGCCATCCGGCTGGTGTTTTTTCTGATCATTGTCAGACTACTGTCCTCCATGAAGGACAAGGTGAGCACCCTGGCGAACCTCGCGACGATCGACTCCCTGACCGGCCTGTTCAACCGACGTTATTTTCTGGAACAGATGGAGCGCGAGCGCACCCGTATCCAGCGTTACCCGGAGGTCTTCACGGTCGCGTATATCGATATCGATAATTTCAAATATGTGAACGACTCGCTGGGACACGTGATCGGTGACGACCTGTTACAGGCTGCCGGCAAAACCATACAGCATAATCTGCGCGAGACCGACATCTGTGCACGCCTGGGCGGCGATGAGTTCGTGGTATTTTTCCCCGCCCTCGCGGAAAAGCCGGCCTTACACGTCATGCAGGAATTGCAGCAGCAGTTGTTGCAGGCCATGCAGCGGCATGCCTGGCCGGTGACCTTTAGTATCGGCATGGTCACCTACCGACAGCCGATGAAGAATATCCGCGAGATGATGTACAAGGCCGACGAGCTGATGTACCGGGTAAAAAAATCCGGCAAAAATAATATTTTACACATTGTCATTCCCGATACCGTGGCCGGGGCAGACTCCAAAAAAGACTCCGCAAAAGACACTGCAAAACGCCCCGCCGACGACGGCGCCGCCGGCACAGGCACGGCAGAAAAGGCCTGA
- a CDS encoding patatin-like phospholipase family protein, translating to MTAPSTKPPSKPSAQPPSQPLKVGLALGSGSARGLAHIGVIRAIRDAGIQVDYVVGTSIGALVGAVYAAGKIDSLHSAYLAMDWKKIAYFFDVVFPKSGIIDGKKVADFMREYVHASRIEDLPMPFKAVATDFGSGEEVIFDTGDLIEAVRASISVPGIFTPVRMHGRVLIDGGLVNPVPVNVARNMGADIVIAVDLNHEKLSGRHAVATKAAAEKDSDESGIMQTLSELGGGRYREALERIEKKLHAFDDNPTLMQARQWLAEESLPNIFEVLLTSINIMESQITRNRLQMDHPDVLIQPRLGSVRFLEFNRAAEIIAIGYDAMRQQLDALPADYFTRPGAQADDSRR from the coding sequence ATGACCGCACCATCCACCAAGCCACCCTCCAAGCCATCCGCCCAGCCACCCTCCCAGCCACTCAAGGTTGGTCTTGCCCTGGGCAGTGGCTCGGCGCGTGGACTGGCGCACATCGGCGTCATCCGGGCGATCCGGGATGCGGGTATTCAGGTGGATTATGTCGTCGGCACCAGCATCGGTGCACTGGTCGGTGCCGTGTACGCGGCCGGCAAGATCGACAGCCTGCACAGCGCCTACCTCGCCATGGACTGGAAAAAAATTGCCTACTTCTTTGATGTCGTTTTTCCAAAGTCCGGCATTATCGATGGCAAAAAAGTCGCCGACTTTATGCGCGAGTATGTGCACGCCAGCCGGATTGAGGATTTGCCGATGCCGTTCAAGGCGGTGGCGACCGATTTCGGCAGTGGCGAGGAGGTCATCTTCGACACCGGCGACCTCATCGAGGCCGTGCGCGCGAGTATCTCCGTCCCCGGCATCTTCACCCCGGTGCGCATGCACGGCCGGGTACTGATCGACGGCGGCCTGGTGAATCCCGTGCCGGTAAACGTGGCACGCAACATGGGGGCGGACATCGTTATCGCCGTAGACCTCAATCATGAAAAACTTTCGGGCAGGCATGCGGTGGCCACCAAGGCCGCTGCCGAAAAGGACTCAGACGAGTCTGGAATTATGCAGACCCTGTCCGAGCTCGGCGGTGGGCGCTATCGCGAGGCGCTCGAACGGATTGAGAAGAAGCTGCACGCGTTTGATGACAACCCCACCCTGATGCAGGCCCGGCAGTGGCTGGCCGAGGAATCACTGCCGAATATTTTCGAGGTGCTGCTGACCTCCATCAATATCATGGAAAGCCAGATTACCCGCAACCGCCTGCAGATGGATCATCCCGATGTGTTGATCCAGCCGCGACTGGGTAGCGTACGTTTTCTGGAATTCAATCGCGCCGCGGAGATCATCGCCATTGGCTATGACGCCATGCGTCAACAGCTTGATGCACTGCCCGCCGACTATTTCACCCGCCCCGGCGCGCAGGCGGATGACAGTCGGCGTTAG